A region of Pseudomonas sp. PDM14 DNA encodes the following proteins:
- a CDS encoding sigma-54-dependent transcriptional regulator, with protein MSTRQRALIVDDEPDIRELLEITLGRMKLDTRSARNVKEAREWLAREPFDLCLTDMRLPDGTGLDIVQHIQQRYPQVPVAMITAYGSLDTAINALKTGAFDFLTKPVDLGRLRELVTTALRIRTTSDDEAPVDNRLLGDSPPMRSLRNQIQKLARSQAPVYISGESGSGKELVARLIHEQGPRTDHPFIPVNCGAIPTELMESEFFGHKKGSFTGAIEDKQGLFQAAGGGTLFLDEVADLPLAMQVKLLRAIQEKAVRAVGGQQEVVVDVRVLCATHKDLAAEVNAGRFRQDLFYRLNVIELRVPPLRERREDIPQLAEVMLRRLSEGTGQAPAKLAGEALEKLKSYRFPGNVRELENMLERAHTLCEDEQIKASDLRLADAVCSAEDGEASLASIDNLEDYLEDIERKLIMQALEETRWNRTAAAQRLGLTFRSMRYRLKKLGID; from the coding sequence ATGAGCACCCGGCAACGCGCCCTGATCGTCGACGACGAACCCGACATCCGCGAACTTCTGGAAATCACCCTGGGCCGGATGAAACTCGATACGCGCAGCGCGCGCAACGTCAAGGAAGCCCGCGAGTGGCTGGCGCGCGAGCCCTTCGACCTGTGCCTGACCGACATGCGCCTGCCAGACGGCACCGGCCTGGACATCGTCCAACACATCCAGCAGCGCTACCCGCAGGTTCCCGTGGCGATGATCACCGCCTACGGCAGCCTTGACACCGCCATCAACGCCCTCAAAACCGGCGCCTTCGACTTCCTGACCAAGCCAGTCGACCTCGGCCGCCTGCGCGAACTGGTGACCACCGCGCTGCGCATTCGCACGACCAGCGATGACGAGGCACCGGTGGACAACCGCCTGCTCGGCGACTCCCCGCCCATGCGCAGCCTGCGCAATCAGATCCAGAAGCTCGCCCGCAGCCAGGCGCCGGTGTACATCAGCGGCGAGTCCGGCAGCGGCAAGGAATTGGTCGCCCGCCTGATCCACGAACAGGGGCCGCGCACCGACCACCCCTTCATCCCGGTCAACTGCGGCGCCATTCCGACCGAGCTGATGGAAAGCGAGTTCTTCGGCCACAAGAAAGGCAGCTTCACCGGCGCCATCGAAGACAAACAGGGCCTGTTCCAGGCGGCGGGCGGCGGCACACTGTTCCTTGATGAAGTCGCCGACCTGCCGCTGGCGATGCAGGTGAAACTGCTGCGCGCGATCCAGGAAAAAGCCGTGCGCGCTGTCGGCGGGCAGCAGGAAGTGGTGGTCGACGTACGCGTACTCTGTGCGACCCACAAGGACCTGGCCGCCGAAGTGAACGCCGGGCGTTTCCGCCAGGACCTGTTCTACCGCCTGAATGTCATCGAGCTGCGCGTCCCCCCGCTCAGGGAGCGCCGCGAAGACATTCCACAACTGGCCGAGGTCATGCTTCGGCGCCTCTCCGAAGGTACCGGCCAGGCGCCAGCCAAACTGGCCGGCGAAGCGCTGGAGAAGCTCAAGAGCTACCGCTTCCCCGGCAACGTGCGCGAGCTGGAAAACATGCTGGAGCGCGCGCACACCCTTTGCGAAGACGAACAGATCAAGGCCAGCGACCTGCGCCTGGCCGATGCCGTCTGCTCGGCAGAAGACGGCGAAGCCTCACTGGCCAGCATCGACAACCTGGAGGACTACCTGGAAGACATCGAGCGCAAGCTGATCATGCAAGCACTCGA